One region of Streptomyces leeuwenhoekii genomic DNA includes:
- the leuE gene encoding leucine efflux protein LeuE — translation MFGVIDLPTYLAGLILIVLLPGPNSLYVLSVAARRGVRAGYRAAAGVWCGDTVLMTLSAAGVASLLQANALLFGIVKYAGAGYLTWLAVGMLRAAWGMWRTRHDRSAGDGAPVAGAVADERPYRRALVISLVNPKAILFFVAFFVQFVDPAYAYPALSFVVLGTLAQLASVLYLSALIFSGTRLAAAFRRRRRLSATATSAAGALFLGFAVKLSLASA, via the coding sequence ATGTTCGGCGTCATCGACCTCCCCACCTACCTCGCGGGCCTGATACTGATCGTCCTGCTCCCCGGCCCCAACTCGCTGTACGTCCTCTCCGTCGCCGCCCGGCGCGGGGTGCGGGCCGGGTACCGGGCCGCCGCCGGGGTCTGGTGCGGGGACACCGTGCTGATGACACTGTCGGCCGCCGGGGTCGCCTCGCTGCTCCAGGCCAACGCGCTGCTGTTCGGGATCGTGAAGTACGCCGGGGCCGGATATCTGACCTGGCTGGCGGTGGGCATGCTGCGGGCGGCCTGGGGGATGTGGCGCACCCGGCACGACCGGAGCGCCGGGGACGGCGCGCCGGTCGCCGGCGCGGTCGCCGACGAACGCCCCTACCGCCGCGCCCTGGTCATCAGCCTCGTCAACCCGAAGGCGATCCTGTTCTTCGTCGCCTTCTTCGTGCAGTTCGTCGACCCGGCCTACGCCTATCCCGCGCTCTCCTTCGTCGTCCTGGGCACCCTCGCCCAGCTCGCCAGCGTCCTCTACCTCAGCGCCCTGATCTTCAGCGGCACCAGGCTGGCCGCCGCCTTCCGCCGCCGCAGGCGCCTGTCGGCGACGGCCACCTCGGCGGCGGGGGCACTGTTCCTGGGCTTCGCGGTGAAGCTGTCGCTGGCGAGCGCCTGA
- a CDS encoding acyl-CoA mutase large subunit family protein, whose product MARESESGLPIEPVYGPDALTGWDAAEKLGEPGSYPFTRGVYPTMYTGRPWTMRQYAGFGTAVESNARYKQLIANGTMGLSVAFDLPTQMGHDSDAPIAHGEVGKVGVAIDSIDDMRVLFDGIPLDKVSTSMTINAPAALLLLLYQLVAEEQGVSADKLTGTIQNDVLKEYIARGTYIFPPKPSLRLIADIFKYCRAEIPKWNTISISGYHMAEAGASPAQEIAFTLADGIEYVRTAVAAGMDVDDFAPRLSFFFVARTTILEEVAKFRAARRIWARVMREEFGAQNPKSMMLRFHTQTAGVQLTAQQPEVNLVRVAVQGLAAVLGGTQSLHTNSFDEAIALPTDKSARLALRTQQVLAYETDVTATVDPFAGSYVIEKMTDDVEAATLELMRKVEDLGGAVNAIEHGFQKSEIERSAYRIAQETDAGERVVVGVNRFQLDEEEPYEPLRVDPAIEAQQAERLAKLRAERDQRAVDTALAALRKAAEGDDNVLYPMKDALRARATVGEVCNALRAVWGTYVPSDAF is encoded by the coding sequence ATGGCGCGCGAGTCTGAGTCCGGACTGCCCATCGAACCGGTCTACGGACCCGACGCCCTGACCGGCTGGGACGCGGCCGAGAAGCTGGGCGAGCCCGGTTCGTACCCCTTCACCCGCGGCGTGTACCCGACGATGTACACCGGCCGCCCCTGGACCATGCGCCAGTACGCCGGATTCGGCACGGCGGTGGAGTCCAACGCCCGCTACAAGCAGCTCATCGCCAACGGCACCATGGGCCTGTCGGTCGCCTTCGACCTGCCCACCCAGATGGGCCACGACTCCGACGCGCCGATCGCGCACGGCGAGGTCGGCAAGGTCGGCGTCGCCATCGACTCGATCGACGACATGCGGGTGCTCTTCGACGGCATCCCGCTGGACAAGGTGTCCACGTCGATGACGATCAACGCCCCCGCCGCGCTGCTGCTCCTGCTCTACCAACTGGTCGCCGAGGAACAGGGCGTCAGCGCCGACAAGCTCACCGGCACCATCCAGAACGACGTGCTGAAGGAGTACATCGCGCGCGGGACGTACATCTTCCCGCCCAAGCCGTCGCTGCGCCTGATCGCGGACATCTTCAAGTACTGCAGGGCCGAGATCCCGAAGTGGAACACCATCTCGATCTCCGGCTACCACATGGCCGAGGCGGGCGCCTCCCCCGCGCAGGAGATCGCCTTCACCCTCGCCGACGGCATCGAGTACGTCCGCACCGCGGTCGCGGCCGGCATGGACGTCGACGACTTCGCCCCGCGCCTGTCCTTCTTCTTCGTCGCCCGGACGACGATCCTGGAGGAGGTCGCCAAGTTCCGCGCCGCGCGCCGGATCTGGGCGCGGGTGATGAGGGAGGAGTTCGGCGCGCAGAACCCCAAGTCGATGATGCTGCGCTTCCACACGCAGACGGCCGGGGTGCAGCTCACGGCGCAGCAGCCGGAGGTCAACCTCGTCCGGGTCGCCGTCCAGGGCCTGGCGGCGGTGCTCGGCGGCACCCAGTCGCTGCACACCAACTCCTTCGACGAGGCCATCGCGCTGCCGACCGACAAGTCCGCCCGGCTCGCCCTGCGCACCCAGCAGGTCCTGGCCTACGAGACGGACGTGACCGCCACGGTCGACCCCTTCGCCGGGTCGTACGTCATCGAGAAGATGACCGACGACGTCGAGGCGGCGACGCTGGAGCTGATGCGGAAGGTCGAGGACCTCGGCGGCGCGGTCAACGCCATCGAGCACGGCTTCCAGAAGAGCGAGATCGAGCGCAGCGCCTACCGCATCGCCCAGGAGACCGACGCCGGGGAGCGGGTCGTGGTCGGCGTCAACCGCTTCCAGCTCGACGAGGAGGAGCCCTACGAGCCGCTGCGCGTCGACCCCGCCATCGAGGCCCAGCAGGCCGAGCGCCTGGCCAAGCTGCGCGCGGAGCGCGACCAGCGGGCCGTGGACACGGCCCTGGCCGCCCTGCGGAAGGCCGCCGAGGGGGACGACAACGTCCTGTACCCGATGAAGGACGCGCTGCGGGCGCGGGCGACGGTGGGCGAGGTGTGCAACGCGCTGCGGGCGGTGTGGGGGACCTACGTGCCGTCGGACGCCTTCTGA
- a CDS encoding L,D-transpeptidase family protein codes for MRGTSRGTGTGTGTVVAAAAALVAVCGCTVQPPGADGAQRAPVRVDVSGAPPVRPPSQPAPPSPSRPPSRSQPPARPQPASPARPPSDDRPAASPVPRPSASPVRPPAPVLWSRGDTGRDVRELQARLRQLEWLFEGPTGTYGELTERAVRGFQTKRGLPPTGRTDTVTWQRLLGMTREPGYWDLYLMGGQPAAAPDPRCLTGRVLCISKTSRTLRWMIDGRTVTTLPVRFGSDATPTRDGVFHVYWKSRDHWSTLYDTPMPYAMFFSGGQAVHYSADFAARGYAGASHGCVNVRDEAAIAELYRQVRDGDKVVVHR; via the coding sequence ATGCGCGGAACGAGCAGGGGCACGGGAACGGGCACGGGCACGGTGGTCGCCGCCGCGGCGGCCCTGGTGGCGGTGTGCGGCTGCACCGTCCAGCCGCCGGGCGCGGACGGGGCGCAGCGCGCGCCGGTGCGCGTCGACGTCTCCGGCGCCCCGCCGGTGCGGCCGCCGTCGCAGCCGGCCCCGCCGTCCCCGTCCCGGCCGCCGTCCCGGTCCCAGCCACCGGCCCGGCCCCAGCCGGCCTCCCCGGCCCGGCCGCCGTCCGACGACCGGCCGGCCGCGTCCCCCGTCCCCCGGCCGAGCGCGTCGCCCGTCCGGCCTCCGGCCCCCGTCCTGTGGTCCCGGGGCGACACCGGGCGGGACGTCCGCGAGCTCCAGGCGCGCCTGCGCCAGCTGGAGTGGCTCTTCGAGGGGCCGACCGGCACGTACGGCGAGCTCACCGAGCGCGCGGTCCGCGGCTTCCAGACCAAGCGCGGGCTTCCGCCCACCGGCAGGACGGACACCGTCACCTGGCAGCGGCTGCTGGGCATGACACGCGAACCGGGCTACTGGGACCTGTACCTGATGGGCGGGCAGCCGGCCGCCGCGCCCGACCCGCGCTGCCTGACCGGCCGGGTCCTGTGCATCAGCAAGACCAGCCGGACACTGCGCTGGATGATCGACGGCCGGACGGTGACGACGCTGCCCGTCCGCTTCGGCTCGGACGCGACACCGACCCGGGACGGCGTCTTCCACGTCTACTGGAAGTCCCGGGACCACTGGTCGACCCTGTACGACACGCCCATGCCGTACGCGATGTTCTTCAGCGGCGGCCAGGCCGTGCACTATTCGGCCGACTTCGCGGCCCGGGGCTACGCCGGCGCCTCGCACGGCTGCGTCAACGTCCGGGACGAGGCGGCGATCGCGGAGCTGTACCGGCAGGTGCGCGACGGTGACAAGGTCGTCGTGCACCGGTGA
- a CDS encoding RNA polymerase sigma factor: MLGDDAELTAAVRAAQDGDETAFRTVYRAVHPRLLGYIRTLVGEPDAEDVASEAWLQIARDLERFSGDADRFRGWAARIARNRALDHIRMRGRRPAIAGDETELTGRPAESDTAGEAIEALATDSTLSLIARLPQDQAEAVVLRVVVGLDAKSAAETLGKRPGAVRTAAHRGLKRLAELLGGDPESTGVLGALPAPREPLGRKVTSAIVTHTSARTQKDM; the protein is encoded by the coding sequence GTGCTGGGGGACGACGCGGAGCTGACCGCCGCGGTGCGTGCGGCGCAGGACGGGGACGAGACCGCGTTCCGGACTGTGTACCGCGCGGTGCACCCGCGGCTGCTCGGCTACATACGCACACTGGTCGGCGAGCCGGACGCCGAGGACGTCGCGTCCGAGGCGTGGTTGCAGATCGCCCGCGACCTGGAACGCTTCAGCGGGGACGCGGACCGCTTCCGCGGCTGGGCCGCCCGTATCGCCCGCAACCGCGCGCTGGACCACATCCGCATGCGCGGGCGCCGGCCCGCCATCGCCGGGGACGAGACGGAACTGACCGGCCGGCCCGCCGAGTCCGACACCGCGGGCGAGGCGATCGAGGCCCTGGCCACCGACAGCACCCTCTCCCTCATCGCCCGGCTGCCGCAGGACCAGGCGGAGGCCGTGGTGCTGCGCGTGGTGGTGGGCCTGGACGCCAAGAGCGCCGCCGAGACGCTGGGCAAGCGGCCGGGCGCCGTCCGCACGGCCGCGCACCGCGGGCTGAAGCGCCTGGCCGAACTGCTCGGCGGCGATCCGGAATCGACCGGTGTGCTCGGCGCCCTGCCCGCGCCCCGAGAACCACTGGGCCGCAAGGTGACGTCCGCGATTGTGACGCATACGTCTGCGCGGACGCAGAAGGACATGTGA
- a CDS encoding RNA polymerase sigma factor, protein MGQRGEPRHVQAYDGELGAAVARAQEGDEAAFAVAYRLVQPGLLGYLRGLVGDDAEDVASDAWLEIARDLGRFRGDGAGFRGWTATIARHRALDHLRRRRVRPRPAALEQDLDLPAPDSTHDQALESLSTEVALALVRGLPRDQAEAVLLRVVVGLDGPAAARVLGKRPGAVRTAAYRGLKRLARQLGADGVTDEAPRTLGEST, encoded by the coding sequence TTGGGCCAGCGAGGGGAACCCCGCCACGTACAGGCGTACGACGGGGAACTGGGCGCGGCCGTCGCGCGGGCCCAGGAGGGTGACGAGGCCGCCTTCGCGGTCGCCTACCGGCTCGTGCAGCCCGGCCTGCTCGGCTACCTGCGCGGGCTGGTCGGGGACGACGCCGAGGACGTGGCGTCCGACGCGTGGCTGGAGATAGCCCGCGACCTCGGGCGGTTCCGGGGCGACGGGGCGGGCTTCCGCGGCTGGACGGCGACCATCGCCCGGCACCGGGCCCTGGACCATCTGCGCCGCCGGCGGGTGCGGCCCCGCCCGGCCGCGCTGGAACAGGACCTGGACCTGCCCGCCCCGGACAGCACCCACGACCAGGCGCTGGAGTCCCTGTCCACCGAGGTCGCCCTGGCGCTGGTCCGGGGGCTGCCGCGCGACCAGGCCGAGGCGGTGCTGCTGCGCGTCGTCGTGGGACTCGACGGGCCCGCCGCCGCCCGCGTCCTCGGCAAGCGGCCGGGCGCGGTGCGCACCGCCGCGTACCGGGGGCTGAAGCGGCTGGCCCGGCAACTGGGCGCCGACGGTGTGACGGACGAGGCTCCGCGGACGCTGGGGGAGTCGACATGA
- a CDS encoding N-acetylmuramoyl-L-alanine amidase — MWLTTGAVVLSAGGVVTYAVAEPSAGPVGKGVERKPTIRTVKLQNEGAGRKGLDKKDTGRFSAVLLTWNDPDAKVKGTPQVRTRDLTTGKWSGWQELDSEPNQADGAEGERAAARGGTASLWTGDSDGIEVRVVHADGTEAGGQPAGMDVKLLDPGTDPEGAMGPAAFAAETESPAPTEPGTTQSAAPTGSATETAAPTQTPEAPGTASPSASPSVPTSPPATASPSPTVPAPRPSKVVKPPVITQAEWGASTDYDGTPSYGTDIKAAVIHHTGMDSDNTLSCAQSRARMRSIQQEHFARGYYDIGYNFVVDRCGQIFEGRSGGMDLPVTGAHDVGFNTNTVGISYLGNFESAQPSRAALDAMARIVAWKFGMYGVDPTGKVTLTSGTPKGQDGNLVDKGTSITLPRVFGHRDTNATACPGKNLYPKLSRIATLAKTPGISHALPTSDVNRDGVTDLAVGVPVGNVVKVVPGGIDGPVTGSKVSLTQNSAGVPDSTESGDAFGTSTAWGDVNGDGHADLAIGAPGEDDTGGNADRGMVTVLYGPALNTGFSYYATGVTWAGAKLGSAVTVGDFNGDGKADVFSAGTGKGGNYNVKLTGGATAYGRLTSATGSVAHLDAATGDFNRDGYADVALNYRDNGGVARVARFAGSATGLTMAGVISVKGGRSIAAGDVDNNGYDDIVIGQPVATESGGISGGQITMLLGTSTGFTTTGMRVVHQDTSGVPDTNEAHDSFGMSVSLGDYNADGYADLLTGVTGEDTVRDGVNRVNSGAVVLLKGTASGLTGTGSVRISQDSANVAGSTETDDRVGSSVSLTDLSGYGRADLTFGADGEDGTDGLVHHIPSNSSGLGYAQSVIWSKTTLGTPTDGRLGQTLTP, encoded by the coding sequence GTGTGGCTGACGACCGGAGCGGTCGTCCTGAGCGCCGGGGGGGTGGTCACCTACGCGGTGGCGGAACCGTCAGCGGGACCGGTCGGCAAGGGTGTGGAGCGCAAGCCGACCATCCGCACGGTGAAGCTCCAGAACGAGGGAGCGGGCCGCAAGGGCCTCGACAAGAAGGACACCGGGCGGTTCAGCGCGGTGCTGCTGACCTGGAACGACCCCGACGCGAAGGTCAAGGGGACGCCTCAGGTGCGCACCCGGGACCTGACGACCGGCAAGTGGTCCGGCTGGCAGGAGCTGGACTCCGAGCCGAACCAGGCCGACGGCGCCGAGGGCGAGCGGGCCGCCGCCCGGGGCGGCACCGCCTCGCTGTGGACCGGGGACTCCGACGGCATCGAGGTGCGCGTCGTGCACGCCGACGGGACCGAGGCCGGCGGGCAGCCGGCCGGCATGGACGTCAAGCTGCTCGACCCGGGCACCGACCCGGAGGGCGCCATGGGACCGGCCGCCTTCGCCGCGGAGACCGAGTCGCCCGCGCCCACGGAGCCGGGCACCACGCAGTCGGCGGCGCCCACCGGGTCCGCCACGGAGACGGCCGCGCCCACGCAGACGCCCGAAGCCCCGGGTACCGCCTCGCCCTCCGCCTCGCCGTCGGTGCCGACGTCCCCGCCGGCCACCGCCTCGCCCTCGCCCACGGTCCCGGCGCCCCGGCCCTCCAAGGTCGTCAAGCCGCCGGTCATCACCCAGGCCGAGTGGGGCGCCTCCACGGACTACGACGGCACGCCGAGCTACGGCACCGACATCAAGGCCGCCGTCATCCACCACACCGGCATGGACAGCGACAACACCCTGTCCTGCGCCCAGTCGCGCGCCCGGATGCGCTCCATCCAGCAGGAGCACTTCGCCCGCGGCTACTACGACATCGGCTACAACTTCGTCGTCGACCGGTGCGGCCAGATCTTCGAGGGCCGCAGCGGCGGCATGGACCTGCCGGTGACCGGCGCCCACGACGTGGGCTTCAACACCAACACGGTCGGCATCTCCTACCTCGGCAACTTCGAGAGCGCGCAGCCCAGCCGTGCCGCGCTGGACGCGATGGCGCGGATCGTGGCGTGGAAGTTCGGGATGTACGGCGTCGACCCCACCGGCAAGGTGACGCTGACCTCCGGCACCCCCAAGGGCCAGGACGGCAACCTCGTCGACAAGGGCACCTCGATCACGCTGCCGCGGGTCTTCGGCCACCGCGACACCAACGCCACCGCCTGCCCGGGCAAGAACCTCTACCCGAAGCTGTCCCGGATCGCCACGCTCGCGAAGACCCCGGGCATCTCGCACGCCCTGCCGACCTCCGACGTCAACCGGGACGGCGTCACCGACCTGGCCGTGGGCGTGCCCGTGGGCAACGTGGTGAAGGTGGTCCCCGGCGGCATCGACGGCCCGGTGACGGGCTCCAAGGTGTCGCTCACCCAGAACAGCGCGGGTGTCCCCGACTCCACCGAGTCCGGTGACGCCTTCGGCACCTCCACCGCCTGGGGCGACGTCAACGGCGACGGCCACGCCGACCTCGCGATCGGCGCCCCCGGTGAGGACGACACCGGCGGCAACGCCGACCGCGGCATGGTCACGGTGCTGTACGGCCCCGCCCTCAACACCGGTTTCTCGTACTACGCGACGGGTGTGACGTGGGCCGGCGCCAAGCTCGGCTCGGCGGTGACCGTCGGCGACTTCAACGGTGACGGCAAGGCGGACGTGTTCTCGGCCGGCACCGGCAAGGGCGGCAACTACAACGTGAAGCTGACCGGAGGCGCCACCGCCTACGGCAGGCTCACCTCCGCCACCGGCTCGGTCGCCCACCTGGACGCCGCCACCGGCGACTTCAACCGGGACGGCTACGCGGACGTCGCCCTGAACTACCGCGACAACGGCGGCGTCGCCCGCGTGGCCCGTTTCGCCGGCTCGGCGACCGGCCTGACCATGGCCGGCGTCATCTCCGTCAAGGGCGGCCGGTCCATCGCCGCGGGCGACGTCGACAACAACGGCTACGACGACATCGTCATCGGCCAGCCCGTCGCCACCGAGTCCGGCGGCATCTCCGGCGGCCAGATCACCATGCTCCTCGGTACGTCCACCGGATTCACCACCACCGGCATGCGGGTCGTCCACCAGGACACCTCCGGCGTCCCCGACACCAACGAGGCCCACGATTCCTTCGGCATGTCGGTGTCGCTGGGCGACTACAACGCCGACGGGTACGCGGACCTCCTCACCGGCGTCACCGGCGAGGACACCGTCCGCGACGGGGTCAACCGCGTCAACTCCGGCGCCGTGGTCCTGCTCAAGGGCACCGCGTCCGGCCTCACCGGCACCGGCTCGGTCCGCATCTCGCAGGACAGCGCCAACGTCGCCGGCTCCACGGAGACCGACGACCGGGTCGGCTCGTCGGTGTCCCTCACCGACCTGTCCGGGTACGGGCGCGCCGACCTCACCTTCGGGGCCGACGGCGAGGACGGCACGGACGGCCTGGTGCACCACATCCCGAGCAACAGCTCCGGGCTGGGCTACGCGCAGTCCGTGATCTGGAGCAAGACCACGCTGGGCACGCCCACGGACGGCCGCCTGGGCCAGACGCTGACGCCGTAA
- a CDS encoding beta-N-acetylhexosaminidase: MSQHRRRTPARRVKQRAVIAGAAIAALGVGVGLWASGGDGGPPGAAAAPGSPSATPSPTRSYPLSSAPRTIPAVREHTPERGPGWQPARGHRVVVNDAALADEGRLIAGELGLTYAGEKDDERAGDLRLEMNEGEGANPESYTLTVRGGRVTVSGPAEAGVFYGTRTLKQAVRGGSAPEGVIRDEPAKPRRGFMLDIARKHFSAGWIEDRIRELGDLKFNEIGLHFSDDQAFRIESETHPEVVSQDHLTKAQVKKIVDLAASRHITVVPEIDSPGHLGAVIAAHPDLQLRNAQGTAVRGAVDISKKKAADIVDDLLNEYAGLFPGSRWHLGADEYQALTVSDPQASFPQLAAAARERFGSGANVADLTTGWLNDRTATVRAHDRTPRAWNDGFFRSASVRADGDLEVAYWTGKEIGARQPLEYLQTGRKVINYNDEFLYYVLGQPQTFVYPTGERIYEQWTPRVLRGTEAVPARYDDQILGGSFAVWCDLANSQTEQQVAAGIRLPLAATVQKLWDPREPELSWTEFKALADRLR; this comes from the coding sequence GTGAGTCAGCACAGGCGCCGTACCCCGGCGCGCAGGGTGAAACAGCGGGCGGTGATAGCCGGCGCGGCGATCGCCGCCCTCGGCGTGGGAGTGGGCCTGTGGGCCTCCGGCGGTGACGGCGGCCCGCCGGGTGCCGCGGCCGCGCCCGGCTCCCCGAGCGCGACGCCCAGTCCCACGCGGTCCTACCCCCTGTCCAGCGCGCCCCGCACGATCCCCGCCGTCCGCGAGCACACCCCGGAGCGCGGCCCCGGCTGGCAGCCCGCACGCGGCCACCGCGTGGTGGTGAACGACGCAGCCCTGGCCGACGAGGGCCGGCTGATAGCCGGCGAGCTGGGGCTGACGTACGCGGGGGAGAAGGACGACGAGCGCGCCGGCGACCTGCGGCTGGAGATGAACGAGGGCGAGGGCGCCAACCCGGAGTCGTACACCCTCACCGTGCGTGGCGGGCGGGTGACCGTCAGCGGACCGGCCGAGGCGGGCGTCTTCTACGGCACCCGCACCCTGAAGCAGGCCGTGCGCGGCGGCAGCGCCCCGGAGGGCGTCATACGCGACGAACCGGCCAAGCCCCGGCGCGGCTTCATGCTGGACATCGCGCGCAAGCACTTCTCGGCCGGCTGGATAGAGGACCGGATCCGCGAGCTCGGCGACCTGAAGTTCAACGAGATCGGCCTGCACTTCTCCGACGACCAGGCGTTCCGCATCGAGTCCGAGACCCACCCGGAGGTCGTGTCGCAGGACCACCTGACCAAGGCACAGGTGAAGAAGATCGTCGATCTCGCCGCGAGCCGGCACATCACCGTCGTCCCCGAGATCGACTCGCCCGGCCACCTCGGTGCCGTCATCGCCGCCCACCCCGATCTGCAACTGCGCAACGCGCAGGGCACGGCGGTCCGCGGCGCGGTGGACATCTCGAAGAAGAAGGCCGCCGACATCGTCGACGACCTGCTGAACGAGTACGCCGGTCTCTTCCCCGGCAGCCGGTGGCACCTCGGCGCCGACGAGTACCAGGCGCTGACCGTGTCGGACCCGCAGGCGTCCTTCCCGCAGCTCGCCGCCGCCGCGCGGGAGCGGTTCGGCTCCGGGGCCAACGTCGCCGACCTCACCACCGGCTGGCTCAACGACCGCACCGCGACGGTCCGCGCCCACGACCGCACCCCGCGCGCCTGGAACGACGGCTTCTTCCGCAGCGCCTCGGTGCGGGCGGACGGCGATCTGGAGGTCGCCTACTGGACCGGCAAGGAGATCGGCGCCCGGCAGCCGCTGGAGTACCTCCAGACGGGCCGCAAGGTGATCAACTACAACGACGAGTTCCTCTACTACGTGCTCGGGCAGCCGCAGACCTTCGTCTATCCGACCGGTGAGCGCATCTACGAGCAGTGGACGCCGCGCGTGCTGCGCGGCACCGAGGCCGTCCCGGCGCGGTACGACGACCAGATCCTCGGCGGCAGCTTCGCCGTTTGGTGCGACCTGGCGAACTCCCAGACCGAACAGCAGGTCGCGGCCGGCATCCGGCTGCCGCTCGCGGCCACGGTGCAAAAGCTCTGGGACCCGCGCGAGCCGGAGCTGTCCTGGACGGAGTTCAAGGCGCTGGCGGACCGGCTCCGCTGA
- a CDS encoding 2-oxo-4-hydroxy-4-carboxy-5-ureidoimidazoline decarboxylase, which translates to MPVPEQTRGARSPLEHFNHARAEDAVHTLLACLRHGGWAHRLAAHRPYPDLPALLAAADEATYDLTPEALTAALAAEPLPALPAGAYSAAHTALGAANAAYESRFGHTFVICVDDLAAHEVLDHVLEGIRSRLANDPEEERLVAADELRRLAKGRLRTRLGETGR; encoded by the coding sequence ATACCTGTACCAGAGCAAACACGCGGCGCACGGTCCCCACTGGAGCACTTCAACCACGCCCGCGCCGAGGACGCCGTCCACACCCTCCTCGCCTGTCTCCGCCACGGCGGCTGGGCGCACCGCCTCGCCGCCCACCGTCCCTACCCCGACCTGCCCGCCCTGCTGGCGGCGGCGGACGAGGCGACGTACGACCTGACGCCCGAGGCCCTCACGGCGGCACTGGCCGCGGAGCCGCTGCCCGCGCTGCCGGCAGGGGCGTACTCCGCCGCCCACACGGCACTCGGCGCGGCCAACGCGGCGTACGAGAGCCGATTCGGTCATACGTTCGTCATCTGCGTGGACGATCTCGCCGCCCATGAGGTCCTGGACCATGTCCTCGAAGGCATCCGGTCACGATTGGCCAACGATCCCGAGGAGGAGCGACTGGTGGCGGCCGACGAGCTCCGCCGCCTGGCCAAGGGGCGCCTGCGGACCCGCCTCGGGGAGACGGGACGCTGA
- the sdhC gene encoding succinate dehydrogenase, cytochrome b556 subunit, with protein sequence MPAGTLYRGREGMWSWVAHRVTGVLIFFFLFVHVLDTALVRVSPEAYDKVVATYKTPIVALLEYGLVAAILFHALNGLRVIAVDFWIKGARYQKQMLWTVVVLWVVLMLGAIYPVLGHAARELFGS encoded by the coding sequence GTGCCGGCTGGAACGCTGTACCGCGGCCGGGAAGGAATGTGGTCCTGGGTGGCTCACCGAGTCACCGGCGTCCTCATTTTCTTCTTCCTGTTCGTTCACGTGCTGGACACCGCACTCGTCCGTGTGTCCCCCGAGGCTTACGACAAGGTCGTGGCCACGTACAAGACGCCCATCGTCGCGCTGCTGGAGTACGGCCTCGTCGCCGCCATCCTCTTCCACGCGCTCAACGGTCTGCGCGTCATCGCCGTCGACTTCTGGATCAAGGGCGCCCGGTACCAGAAGCAGATGCTCTGGACCGTCGTCGTGCTGTGGGTCGTGCTGATGCTCGGGGCGATCTACCCCGTCCTCGGCCACGCCGCTCGTGAACTGTTCGGGAGCTGA
- a CDS encoding succinate dehydrogenase hydrophobic membrane anchor subunit, which produces MSTTETAASGIGPVEGAAYNVDNPAPLIEAPRKRTKKTPRSTRGNFEMAAWLFMRLSGVVLVVLVIGHLLIQLVLDGGVSKIGFAFVAGRWASPFWQVWDLLMLWLAMLHGCNGLRTVINDYAERANTRLWLKGLLYTATVFTILLGTLVIFTFDPNIR; this is translated from the coding sequence ATGTCCACCACTGAAACCGCCGCGTCCGGGATCGGCCCCGTCGAGGGTGCCGCGTACAACGTCGACAACCCGGCGCCGCTCATCGAGGCCCCGCGCAAGCGCACCAAGAAGACCCCGCGGTCGACCCGGGGCAACTTCGAGATGGCCGCCTGGCTGTTCATGCGCCTGTCCGGCGTGGTGCTGGTCGTCCTGGTCATCGGCCACCTGCTGATCCAGCTCGTGCTGGACGGCGGCGTCTCCAAGATCGGCTTCGCCTTCGTGGCCGGCCGCTGGGCGTCTCCGTTCTGGCAGGTCTGGGACCTGCTGATGCTGTGGCTGGCGATGCTGCACGGCTGCAACGGCCTGCGCACGGTCATCAACGACTACGCGGAGCGCGCGAACACCCGGCTGTGGCTCAAGGGCCTGCTCTACACCGCCACGGTGTTCACCATCCTGCTGGGCACGCTGGTGATCTTCACCTTCGACCCGAACATCCGCTAG